The Anomaloglossus baeobatrachus isolate aAnoBae1 unplaced genomic scaffold, aAnoBae1.hap1 Scaffold_164, whole genome shotgun sequence sequence ATGGTGGAGCCTATTGGCTCACCAATAGTAGGGTTTTTCGGTGTAGGTTGAGGAATATCCTGTTTGGATAGTACATGATAAttctccctgtctctttgtaaTTCTTCTCGACTTGTTACTAATAGTCTCTGTGAGATCCTCTGCAAAACAGCCGCCTCTTACACTGGGCTCCACTACAGAAACTAGTAGTCAAGCTACTTTTTCCCTAAACCACACAGTACAAACCAAAGCCAAAAGCCACGAGACAGAACAATGCTCATGATCTTCAAAAGTGGATATTACAATTGTCCTTGCTATCTcaactgtgtgagatctttgatgcccaacaagttctgatttccaattaaaacatttcccagtctgaacatgaaaatagattctcccttgtgtgaattttctgatgtctaacaaggtatgatttatcactaaaacctttcccacactctgaacatgaaaatggtttctcccctgtgtgagatctttgatgtctaAGACGATCTgaattccgaataaaacatttcccacactctgaacatgaaaatggcttctctccagtgtgaaatctttgatgcccaacaagttctgctttctgaataaaacatttcccacactctgaacatgaaaatggcttctcccctgtgtgaattttctgatgcctaacaaggtttgatctctgaataaaacatttcccgcactctgaacatgaaaatggcttctctcctgtgtgagatctttgatgctcaacaagttctgattttcgaataaaacatttcccacactctgaacatgaaaatggtttctcccctgtgtgagatctttgatgtataacaagatctgatttccgaataaaacatttcccacactctgaacatgaaaatggtttctcccctgtgtgagatctttgatgtctaacaagacttgatttctggttgaaacatttcccacattctgaacatgaaaatggcttcttgcctatgtgaaatctttgatgctggacaagttctgatttccaattaaaacaattcccacactctgaacatgaaaatagcttcttccCAGTCTCATATTTTTGATAATCAATAAGGTTTGATtttcgagcaaaacatttctcacattgagGAGATGAAAACAGATTTTCATGTGTCTGAACTTTTTGAaggttaacaagatgtgatttcttggtaaaacatttcccacattttgaacatgaaaatggtttctcctttGTATGAGCCATtttatgttccacatcccttccgtAAGTTTTATTTTGctgacaattctgtgataaatcggaattttggacttgtttgaaaagatcagatgatagagctttccgaggaaggactggaggtatatctgggacagcagcatgctcttcatacgTATCATGTgtgatatcttcagaatttataacagatgatgaaagtatttgatttccatctgaactcccaatacagccatctgctaaaaataaacacaatgttattattttttaatgatattatcttgaaagtacatttactTTTTTAAACCTGAACATcataaattaaattaggaaaaaatgtattctgaatctgttgtccaatttcgacatctaaaagccccgttacatgcaacgacatcgctaacgagatatcgctggggtcacggaattcgtgaggcacatccggtctcgttagcgacgtcattgcgtgtgacacttccaagcaaccgctaacgatcccaaatactccccaaatcgttgattgctgacacatcgttcattttcaaaatatcgttgcttgctctggacgcaggttgtttgtcgttcctgacgcagcacacatcgctacgtgtgaaaccccgggaacgacgaacaacagtgttcctgcgtcctccggcaacgaggtgggagtgtcgttcttgcgtctgctctccgcccctccgcttctattggtggcctgctgtgtgacgtcgctgtgactccacacgaaccgcccccttaacaaagaggttgtttgccggccacagtgacgtcgttaggaaggtaagttcgtgtgacgcttacctgtgatattgttcgccacgggcagcgatttgcccatgacgcacaaacgatgggggcaggtgctatcagtagcgatatcgctagcaatctcgcagcgtgtaaagcggccttaagagttgcATCTTTGTTAATGCGGatatcccattcctagcaccagttctctggaatgtgctacagtaaataatctgattgattgtcacaatgtgactgcaggataatgagggacaggaagctcctatactgtccctcacgctaggggaccctaagctattgcTAACCTCTGGATTATCCTTGAAGATGGAGACGCCAGAGTCCcataccttactattctcctgaccagatctaatctgttatccccccccgggaaggaaggggcagtagtatgatggaaacacagattaagacagatgggaaacacagattaagacagacaggacataatgcaaactcacagaaataaacagtgagagactaaagagaaaagcaagagcaggaaggcagcgatAAAAAGAGAACaacaacagctcacagcaataatgcacaacaactacctgtaagtctggatcacaacacctcaccagaccagtataggtaaattatagctggcattaatgaaatagcccagccagcatatacagaaagggagagaatgatactggctcccctacagcatgtgatcaaagaaattaaccagcagcccagcagagaataactcttgctagactgcccaagcctgtggttcgatgcctacgtctccctgcgctgctcacagacatcagagaagttaacatgcagagtaccagaatctataatttccacagatcctgaaacCACCATGATAGTTGTGAAAATCTGCaaaaaatctccttgtaacattgaCCAACAGCATAGACAATTTAAAGAGATTTTTTTCAAAGACTAATATAATAGTTACAGACAGATGCCGGATATTTAATAGGGTTGTCCGGGATTGTaaaaattgatggcctatccttatgcgggcgtcacacgagacgatctatcctacgatatgtcgtcggggtcacggttttcgtgacgcacatccggcattgtttgcgacgttgtcccgtgtgacacctacgagcgactctgaccgttcgcaaatcggttacaaatcgtgtatcgttgacacgtcattaatttttaaaaaatcgttttttcttctttgcgctggttgttcatcgtacccggggtagcacacatcgctccgtgtgacaccccgggaacgattaacacagcttacctgcgtcccgccggctatgtggaaggaaggaggtgggcgggatgtttacgtcccgctcatctccgcccctccgcttctattggccggccgctgtgtgacgtcgctgtgacgccgaacgtccctcccccttcaggaagtggttgtttgccgcccaccgcgacatcgctcagcaggtaagtgcgtgtgacgcgggtttaccgactttgtgtgccacgggcagcgatttgcctttgacgcacaaacgacgggggcgggtaagatcgcacgatagatcgtaccgtgtgacgcctgcgTTAAGgctacgtctcactaagcgacatcgctagcaacatcgctgctgagtcacggtttctgtgacgcaacagcgatcttgctagtgattaGTGAAGGAatgaagacctcgcatcacctcttgtAGGTGCTCGGGAGAAAATAAACAGTCATGAGAGGCTAACTCCTGCACACTACCGATTTCCCATAAACCAAAAAAAGAATGCAGTagttggatgtcaaaatccttttcttttatttcattttgtaagtgcggacaattgtacagcaccgtttttttcacatttctgcacttacaaaatgaaataaaagaaaaggattttgacatccaactACTGCATTCTTTTTTGGTTTATGGGAAATCGGTAGTGTGCCGgatcttgctagtgatgtcactgtgtgtgacatccagctacgacctggcccctgctgtgaggtcgccggtcgttgctgaatgtcctggaccattttttggtcgttgctctcccgctgtgaagcacacatcgctgtgtttgacagcgagagaccaacgatctgaatgtgcagggagcagggagccagcttctgcggacgctggtaaccaaggtacacatcaggtaaccaagcaaatcgctttgcttggttacccgatatttaccttggttaccagcgtccgcagcttttaGAAGTCGGCTCCTTGCTCCctccacacgtagccaaggtacacatcgggtaactgtaagcaaagcgctttgcttagtaacccgatgtgtactatggttaccaagcacagcgtggttacacaggtcgctggtggccagTGTctaatctctgatcgctgtggagctcTGCCTGATTcaaagctcaccagcgaccatgtagcgacgctccaacgatccctgccaggtcagatcgctggtgggatcgctggagcgtcgctaagtgtgacggtacctttaggctttctaaccaaagcaggtagcagggtcttgcggtctgtgcagataaaca is a genomic window containing:
- the LOC142260687 gene encoding uncharacterized protein LOC142260687, whose product is MAHTKEKPFSCSKCGKCFTKKSHLVNLQKVQTHENLFSSPQCEKCFARKSNLIDYQKYETGKKLFSCSECGNCFNWKSELVQHQRFHIGKKPFSCSECGKCFNQKSSLVRHQRSHTGEKPFSCSECGKCFIRKSDLVIHQRSHTGEKPFSCSECGKCFIRKSELVEHQRSHTGEKPFSCSECGKCFIQRSNLVRHQKIHTGEKPFSCSECGKCFIQKAELVGHQRFHTGEKPFSCSECGKCFIRNSDRLRHQRSHTGEKPFSCSECGKGFSDKSYLTVHHKIHTGEKPFSCSECGKCFIEKSVLVVHQRCHTGEKPFSCSECGKCFIQKSHLVRHQKIHTGEKPFSCSECEKCFIRKTHLVRHQKIHTMEKPFSCSECGKCFIQKSVLVVHQRSHTGEKPFSCLECGKCFIQKSDLVLHQRSHTREKPFSCSKCGQCFTSKSNFARHQKIHTGEKPFSCSECGKCFIEKSVLVVHQRCHTGEKPFSCSECGKCFTSKSALVKHVKKPHREGTFFML